In Candidatus Poribacteria bacterium, a genomic segment contains:
- a CDS encoding helix-turn-helix domain-containing protein: protein MNPEIYLSVAQAADLLGVSQENIYKEIQAGNLAATDNPDQKRKHKVITVSELSRFYGNVYIPDGYLEYTGDKSVDAVRVAFRQENEKLRKTLEETQKRERALYEQLTTLLQSHKALIEAHVELSKTLDNITLVLNKTT from the coding sequence ATGAACCCAGAAATCTATCTCTCCGTCGCACAAGCCGCCGACCTCTTGGGTGTCTCGCAAGAAAACATCTACAAAGAGATTCAAGCTGGGAATCTTGCCGCCACAGATAACCCAGACCAGAAACGGAAGCATAAAGTCATCACCGTCAGCGAACTCTCGCGGTTCTACGGCAACGTGTACATCCCTGATGGGTATCTCGAATACACCGGCGATAAGTCCGTAGATGCTGTGAGAGTCGCCTTCCGACAGGAAAATGAGAAACTCCGCAAGACTTTGGAAGAAACCCAAAAACGCGAGCGAGCCCTCTACGAGCAACTCACGACCCTCCTGCAAAGCCACAAAGCACTCATTGAGGCACACGTAGAACTCTCGAAAACGCTTGATAACATAACCCTTGTACTCAATAAAACGACATAA